From Thermoanaerobaculia bacterium:
GGCGATTTCCCCCCGTCGGCCTGGAGGAACCGCCCCATCTCCGACAGCTTCGAGCCGGGCTCGGTCTTCAAGGTGATCTCCGGTGCGGCGGTGATCGAGGCCGGCGTGGCCGGGCCCTCCGATCCGGTCGACTGCGGGATGGGGTCGATCCAGGTCGGGAAGTACTTCATCCACGACGCCGAGCACGAGCGATTCGGCGTGATTCCGCTCTCCGAGGTGATCGCGAAGTCCTCGAACGTCGGGATGGTGCGCGTCGGACTGCGGCTCGGACCGCGTCGTCTGTACGACTCGGCGCGCGCGCTCGGGATCGGAATCCCGACCGGGATCGACCTCCCCGGCGAGAACCCGGGCCTCCTGCGCGACGTCTCGCGCTGGAGCGGCCTGTCGAACGCGGAGATCTCGTTCGGACAGGAGGTCGCCGTCACGCCGATCCAGATCGCGGTCGCGGTGTCCGCGATCGCCAACGGCGGCCTCCGCGTCGCGCCCCGGATGGTCCGCAAGGCGGTCGACGCCGCCGGGGGCGAGTGGTTCCCGCCGGCGGTCGCCCCGCGGCGCGTGCTTTCGCCCGAAACGGCCGGCGCGATGAACACGATCTTGAAGGGCGTCGTCTCCGAAGGCACCGGGAAGCGCGCGGCGGTCCCGGGATACGTCGTCGCGGGCAAGACCGGCACGGCTCAGAAGGCGATCGGCCACGGGTATGCGCGGGACAAGTACGTCGCGACGTTCGCCGGCTACGCTCCGGCCGACCACCCGCGGATCGTGCTCGTCGTCACCGTCGACGAGCCCCGCGGACAGTACTTCGCGAGCGAGGTCGCGGCGCCGGTATTCTCCCGGATCCTCGCGCGCGCGATGGCGATCCTCGAAGTCCCGCCCGACGGGGCGGAAGTGCCGGCGCCCCCGGCCGCCCCGCCGATCGTGATCGCGCGGCGCGCCCCCGTCTTCGCGTCCGGCGTCGTCGCCGCTTCGCTCGGGCGGTCCCCCGCGTCCTCGCCGATATCGCAGATGCCCGACCTCTCGGGCCTGCCGGCCCGGCGCGCGATCGCGGAGCTCTCGCGCCGCG
This genomic window contains:
- a CDS encoding penicillin-binding protein, whose amino-acid sequence is MTTLRPARAAIFVAFLGGWAALVAFRLVQLQIVRGDSYRARARQQQERTVILPPRRGSILDRQGRELAVSVEAASVFAVPDKVEDPRGAARELAGALGIPAAEVSRKLSSDKGFVWIARQVDDAAAAKLKAMKLPGVGLLPELRRSYPNEGLAGNALGYVGVDGRGLAGLEYQYDRMIHGREGEMRVSRDARQEQYALTPIPGHEGRPGAALSLTLDRDLQFVAEKELAAGLAETGAKDASAVAMDPDTGEVLAMATVPSFDPNRYGDFPPSAWRNRPISDSFEPGSVFKVISGAAVIEAGVAGPSDPVDCGMGSIQVGKYFIHDAEHERFGVIPLSEVIAKSSNVGMVRVGLRLGPRRLYDSARALGIGIPTGIDLPGENPGLLRDVSRWSGLSNAEISFGQEVAVTPIQIAVAVSAIANGGLRVAPRMVRKAVDAAGGEWFPPAVAPRRVLSPETAGAMNTILKGVVSEGTGKRAAVPGYVVAGKTGTAQKAIGHGYARDKYVATFAGYAPADHPRIVLVVTVDEPRGQYFASEVAAPVFSRILARAMAILEVPPDGAEVPAPPAAPPIVIARRAPVFASGVVAASLGRSPASSPISQMPDLSGLPARRAIAELSRRGLAAELSGSGFVVSQTPPSGTSIVPGMTCRLRLSESSSSP